In Pochonia chlamydosporia 170 chromosome 3, whole genome shotgun sequence, the following are encoded in one genomic region:
- a CDS encoding endosomal SPRY domain-containing protein (similar to Metarhizium acridum CQMa 102 XP_007811964.1), which translates to MAPVFTLARSLRSVITTTADVVTAADGTSGSVDGPLGEARRVFARDEKHTPTTDPSHGVLDPHDISNVGFFVLFALIGVAFVVTGIWFFFWAKNGGFHFKENDWEEYKSTVLRRKGPNGTLLSGATRSTNLGGGSVYKDVADDDGTTVVTESTALSGVTAGASDIAAREKRRMKQDQRDRERRKRRGEKRSSKRHVGNEGVTDEMAEKEAKKELRSYRHEKPARVGGLNKESEGSQWDGSTNPTDSTVSSELLSNRQTTPTTTPTKKPAAIRKVYSTADRNAERESERIRAEARRLRDESRVSRRDFSYNRPGASESNASESLLEGSDLGVRPHHSPDSRAYREQQREERRARRGGYRRGRTEDDGL; encoded by the coding sequence ATGGCTCCAGTGTTCACTTTGGCGCGATCTCTCCGGAGCGTGATCACGACTACGGCCGATGTCGTTACTGCTGCTGATGGCACTTCGGGATCAGTAGATGGCCCTCTTGGAGAGGCTCGTCGTGTCTTTGCTAGAGACGAAAAACACACCCCAACTACAGATCCTTCGCACGGTGTGTTGGATCCTCATGATATAAGCAACGTTGGGTTTTTTGTTCTATTTGCCCTCATCGGTGTGGCTTTCGTTGTTACGGGAATTTGGTTCTTCTTTTGGGCTAAGAATGGCGGCTTCCACTTCAAAGAAAATGACTGGGAAGAATACAAGTCGACAGTTTTGAGACGGAAGGGTCCCAACGGCACGCTTCTGTCTGGGGCCACACGGTCCACGAATCTTGGGGGCGGGAGCGTATACAAGGATGTGgcagacgacgatggcacTACGGTGGTTACAGAGAGCACGGCACTGAGCGGTGTCACAGCTGGTGCTAGCGATATTGCGGCCAGGGAAAAGCGTAGGATGAAGCAGGATCAGAGAGACAGGGAACGCCGCAAGAGGCGGGGCGAGAAGCGCAGTTCAAAGCGTCACGTTGGCAACGAAGGCGTGACTGATGAGATGGCTGAgaaggaagccaagaaggagCTGCGTAGCTACCGACACGAGAAGCCAGCCCGTGTTGGCGGGTTGAATAAGGAGTCGGAGGGTTCACAATGGGACGGCTCGACCAACCCTACGGACTCGACTGTTTCATCTGAACTGCTTTCCAATCGCCAAACTACGCCGACCACAACTCCTACCAAGAAGCCTGCGGCCATTCGGAAGGTGTACTCTACGGCTGACCGCAACGCTGAGCGAGAGTCAGAACGTATCCGTGCCGAAGCTCGGCGCCTGAGGGACGAGAGCAGAGTTTCACGACGGGACTTCAGCTACAATCGACCTGGAGCCTCGGAGAGCAACGCCAGTGAAAGCTTGTTGGAGGGAAGTGACTTGGGCGTGAGGCCACACCACTCGCCCGATTCCAGAGCTTATAGAGAGCAGCAGCGTGAGGAGAGAAGAGCCAGACGTGGTGGCTACAGACGTGGAAGGAcggaggatgatggcttgTAA
- a CDS encoding endonuclease/Exonuclease/phosphatase family protein (similar to Metarhizium acridum CQMa 102 XP_007811962.1), which translates to MIDSQSLQQHLQPQQDISSGSSLKMDIQTKHATMPLRLISFNIRYATGKSERVLGEQPWPVRCPKVCTQLRFISAGHESPFICLQESLYSQLNDIQSHLGKPWAHIGRGRGKGETDEEFSPIFYRSDTWACEHSETRWLSSTPEKPSRGWDAALNRIVTIGLFSHRGNGTKVVVMSTHFDHIGVEARRNSARLLIKFADEWSHGKGVPPSAVLIGGDFNSQPDDEAYRMMTAPGSGMSDISDLVPEEKHYGNHLTYTSFGEPNEYPQRIDFLFIQEPRTASVQTFGVLANSFDDQIRFSDHRPVVSDLLVRV; encoded by the coding sequence ATGATTGACTCCCAGAGCTTGCAACAACACCTTCAGCCGCAACAGGACATCTCTTCCGGGTCGTCACTCAAGATGGACATTCAAACGAAACATGCGACTATGCCCCTGCGGCTCATCAGCTTCAATATCCGGTACGCGACCGGCAAGAGCGAAAGGGTTCTGGGCGAGCAGCCGTGGCCGGTGCGCTGTCCCAAGGTCTGCACGCAGCTGCGCTTCATTTCTGCCGGCCACGAAAGCCCATTCATTTGTCTCCAGGAGAGTCTGTACTCGCAGCTCAACGACATACAGTCCCACCTCGGCAAGCCATGGGCTCACATTGGTCGTGGACGGGGGAAAGGCGAAACAGACGAGGAGTTCTCACCCATCTTCTACCGGTCTGATACTTGGGCCTGCGAGCACAGCGAGACGCGCTGGCTGAGCAGCACGCCGGAGAAGCCGTCTCGCGGCTGGGACGCCGCGCTCAACAGAATCGTCACTATTGGTTTGTTCTCGCATAGAGGGAACGGCACGAAAGTCGTTGTGATGAGCACGCACTTCGACCATATTGGCGTGGAGGCTCGCAGGAACAGCGCCAGGCTCCTTATTAAGTTTGCGGATGAATGGAGCCACGGGAAGGGCGTGCCGCCGTCGGCGGTTCTCATCGGCGGCGATTTCAACAGCCAGCCTGACGATGAGGCGTacaggatgatgacggcgccGGGGTCCGGCATGTCTGATATCTCGGATCTTGTGCCCGAGGAGAAACACTATGGGAATCATCTGACGTACACGAGTTTCGGGGAGCCGAATGAGTATCCGCAGCGGATTGACTTTTTGTTTATCCAGGAGCCTCGCACGGCGAGTGTGCAGACGTTTGGGGTGCTGGCGAACAGCTTTGACGATCAGATCCGGTTCTCTGATCATCGGCCTGTGGTGAGTGACTTGCTGGTTCGAGTCTAG
- a CDS encoding acetylornithine aminotransferase (similar to Talaromyces stipitatus ATCC 10500 XP_002487735.1), which translates to MGSNTMKSLTLSQKTSHLLDQEMSYSAGGFQPVPAMFERAQGSKLWDVDGKEYIDFISMFSASNLGHSPPYIVERMTKQMHKASMINLAGHNASWPPFAEMMCRRFGYDKIIAMTSGTEAVDTACKIARKWGIQSKGINAENCVILGVGSSYHGLGSGVWSLMDPGPSRSEYGLNSKTAMNVNPSTGESLAYLDLDAMKRCLEQEHQRVAAVIMECLHGTSRTVEEEVIYARGVYDLCKKHNVLLQADIVTMGKSITGGLYPQSFVLGVANVMSLVGPYQMASSYASTPLAVAAAEATFEMIDNENLMDRAMELGKRWRAIVESWNHPKVNYVASIGADSNLFLKDTNVSRLAALCMHKGLFTYPRPDGLRLSFPMTLTVEELEAGAAIILEALDEIDQYDGIAGERFPC; encoded by the exons ATGGGTTCCAATACGATGAAGTCCTTAACACTATCTCAAAAAACAAGTCATCTGCTCGACCAAGAAATGAGTTACTCGGCGGGCGGATTCCAACCAGTCCCAGCAATGTTCGAAAGGGCACAAGGCAGCAAACTCTGG GATGTAGATGGAAAAGAGTACAtcgacttcatctccatGTTCAGTGCCTCAAACCTTGGACACAGCCCACCCTACATCGTTGAAAGAATGACCAAGCAAATGCACAAAGCAAGCATGATCAATCTCGCTGGCCACAATGCATCGTGGCCGCCATTCGCCGAAATGATGTGTCGCAGATTCGGGTACGACAAAATCATTGCAATGACATCTGGCACTGAAGCCGTGGACACTGCTTGCAAAATTGCGCGTAAATGGGGCATCCAGTCGAAGGGCATAAATGCAGAAAACTGCGTCATTCTAGGGGTTGGGAGCTCATACCACGGCCTCGGGTCTGGGGTCTGGAGTCTGATGGATCCAGGACCTTCGAGGTCAGAATACGGATTGAATAGCAAAACTGCAATGAATGTGAATCCCTCTACTGGGGAGAGTCTCGCATACCTAGATCTAGACGCGATGAAGCGGTGCCTGGAGCAGGAACACCAACGAGTAGCAGCAGTCATTATGGAGTGCCTTCACGGGACGTCTCGAACTGTGGAAGAGGAGGTTATCTACGCCAGGGGCGTGTATGACCTTTGCAAGAAGCACAACGTGCT ACTGCAAGCCGATATTGTGACTATGGGAAAGTCCATCACAGGTGGGCTTTATCCTCAGTCGTTTGTCCTTGGTGTTGCAAATGTGATGTCCCTCGTGGGACCGTACCAGATGGCATCTAGTTATGCGTCAACACCGCTGGCAGTTGCTGCAGCCGAAGCAACTTTTGAGATGATTGACAACGAGAACTTGATGGATCGGGCAATGGAATTGGGTAAACGGTGGAGAGCCATCGTGGAGAGCTGGAACCATCCCAAGGTGAACTATGTTGCATCCATAGGCGCGGACTCAAACTTGTTCTTGAAGGATACGAATGTGTCACGACTTGCGGCATTATGTATGCACAAAGGATTATTTACCTATCCGCGGCCGGATGGCCTTCGACTTAGCTTCCCGATGACTCTGACAGTCGAGGAATTGGAGGCGGGGGCTGCCATTATTTTGGAGGCACTGGATGAGATTGATCAGTATGATGGCATAGCTGGAGAACGCTTCCCATGTTAG
- a CDS encoding fungal specific transcription factor domain-containing protein, giving the protein MPLAKNPFITVIMPLAYTDHLFMSSILAAIAGNTTGMLRQHIRAAREFISHLLLRPKDVGVDAESLDLGLELYVYIHMVNPFTSYGPDSTRNALDVPLVTILDNLQTCCIFERMFDGCYSLFEFIPQVDELAKYRLREEYLFPGDSSASEVLVERFCELQQRIEGWNLKPPRSATQSEWDTMFVASEATRSSLLIYLQTALPELVVRRKEPQETIQEHVDRALRLINATVNSRYMTLTFWPTLVVGSCVVQDAQKNFKSQRSPEHR; this is encoded by the exons ATGCCTCTCGCGAAAAACCCTTTCATTACTGTCATCATGCCACTAGCATACACGGATCACCTCTTCATGAGTAGCATCCTTGCC GCAATAGCAGGAAATACTACCGGTATGCTGCGTCAACATATTCGCGCTGCTCGAGAGTTCATCTCACACCTCCTCTTGCGGCCTAAAGATGTTGGCGTAGACGCTGAGAGCCTCgaccttggccttgagctATATGTATACATACACATGGTTAATCCCTTTACCTCATATGGACCTGATTCGACAAGGAATGCCCTCGATGTTCCATTGGTCACCATACTCGACAACCTACAGACTTGCTGCATTTTCGAACGCATGTTTGATGGTTGCTACTCGCTCTTTGAGTTTATACCACAAGTTGATGAACTTGCAAAATACCGTCTAAGAGAAGAGTATCTGTTTCCGGGAGATTCGTCAGCCAGTGAAGTGCTTGTCGAGAGATTCTGTGAGTTACAGCAACGCATTGAAGGCTGGAATCTCAAGCCACCGCGGTCGGCAACACAGAGCGAGTGGGATACAATGTTTGTGGCGTCTGAGGCTACTCGATCCTCGTTGCTTATATACCTACAGACTGCTTTGCCCGAATTAGTAGTCCGAAGAAAAGAGCCTCAGGAAACTATCCAAGAGCACGTAGATAGAGCTTTACGGCTGATAAACGCGACCGTGAACTCTAGATATATGACACTGACGTTTTGGCCAACGCTTGTTGTGGGGTCGTGTGTGGTTCAGGATGCTCAGAAGAA TTTCAAATCGCAACGTTCTCCCGAGCACAGGTAA
- a CDS encoding flavin-binding monooxygenase (similar to Cordyceps militaris CM01 XP_006667409.1), whose protein sequence is MAKRSFISSSTNLDYDVIIIGAGISGINAAYRLQNQAPPGTTYIILEARDTIGGTWDLFRYPGIRSDSDIFTFGFSWNPWPKQETLAMGPEIKQYMIQSAKAAGIYENIHFKNKMRSANWVSQDGCWELSACINGNERTVVYRSRFIFLGTGYYDYEHPLQAPIPGIGDFQGKVIHPQFWPEDYDFIDKNMVVIGSGATAISIVPAVAGKTKHVTMLQRSPTYIYPLSNRLKSTTVLFHMFPKRVAEGVIRMLWILEGYAMLALCRSFPNASRKHIRSINKKLLPPDFPIDPHFEPRYNPWQQRLCVSMDGDIFAAIRSGRASIVTDVIETVTKDSIRLASGATLHPDVIVTATGLKVKFGGGIQFSVDNKPVDPTESLAWRACMLQDIPNLIFSFGYENASWTLGADCAAQLLTRFMWELDKRSLTAVSPHLREGDKKMEARPLFSLSATYLKNIKGSLPMAGTEGPWRPRSHYAADFIAAKWGSLESGLLWE, encoded by the coding sequence atggcaaaAAGATCTTTTATAAGCTCATCAACTAATCTCGACTATGATGTGATCATAATTGGTGCCGGCATCTCCGGCATCAATGCTGCCTATCGATTACAAAACCAAGCTCCGCCAGGCACGACTTACATCATCCTCGAGGCACGAGACACCATCGGCGGTACCTGGGATTTATTTCGCTATCCAGGTATTAGATCTGACTCAGATATTTTCACTTTCGGATTTTCATGGAacccatggccaaagcaagaGACCCTCGCCATGGGACCAGAAATCAAGCAGTACATGATTCAATCTGCCAAGGCGGCCGGGATCTACGAGAATATTCATTTCAAAAATAAGATGAGGTCGGCGAATTGGGTCTCacaagatggctgctgggAGTTATCTGCCTGCATCAACGGGAATGAACGCACTGTGGTCTATCGAAGTCGTTTCATCTTTCTCGGTACTGGCTACTATGATTATGAACACCCACTCCAGGCACCTATACCGGGCATTGGCGACTTTCAAGGCAAGGTAATTCACCCGCAGTTCTGGCCCGAGGATTACGACTTCATTGATAAGAATATGGTTGTTATTGGCAGTGGAGCGACTGCAATATCTATTGTtcctgctgttgctggcaagaCGAAACACGTCACGATGCTGCAACGGAGTCCGACATACATTTACCCGCTTTCTAATCGCCTCAAGTCTACCACTGTATTATTTCATATGTTCCCAAAGAGGGTCGCCGAAGGGGTAATCAGGAtgctttggatacttgaaGGTTATGCGATGCTTGCTCTTTGTCGCAGCTTTCCCAATGCCAGCAGAAAGCACATTAGGTCTATCAACAAGAAACTGCTACCGCCTGACTTTCCAATAGACCCCCATTTCGAGCCGCGTTACAATCCGTGGCAACAGCGCCTCTGCGTCTCTATGGATGGTGATATATTTGCCGCAATACGATCGGGCAGAGCTAGCATCGTAACCGACGTTATTGAAACAGTCACCAAGGATAGCATTCGGCTAGCTTCTGGGGCCACATTACACCCTGATGTCATTGTAACCGCGACTGGGCTTAAAGTCAAATTTGGGGGTGGTATACAGTTCTCCGTTGACAACAAGCCTGTTGATCCAACTGAGAGCCTCGCCTGGAGAGCCTGCATGCTACAGGATATTCCAAACTTGATCTTTTCCTTCGGCTACGAGAACGCgtcttggactcttggcGCAGACTGCGCCGCTCAACTTCTCACTCGTTTCATGTGGGAGCTTGACAAGCGCTCGCTTACGGCCGTGTCGCCGCATCTTAGGGAGGGAGATAAGAAGATGGAAGCTAGACCTTTGTTTAGTCTATCTGCGACGTATCTAAAGAATATCAAGGGTAGTCTTCCGATGGCAGGTACAGAGGGCCCTTGGAGACCAAGATCCCATTATGCGGCGGACTTTATTGCTGCCAAATGGGGAAGCCTTGAATCCGGTTTGCTTTGGGAGTAG
- a CDS encoding fungal zn(2)-Cys(6) binuclear cluster domain-containing protein: MVQDVLDLLNQPLLDELTTTNDQFNHITLRNDPERQYQSPESESDLPRYADSVNSICSQRQGNCHLDADNFNRNIPAGTGVGKDAAAPESYVRGVLRTGPLRRQNHACDTCRSSKRACDLPVDGTVLQKHETRQSCTTCRIRGVPCTTIWLSKKRSQRAKKWAQNAARNSGVNGRKAVESVAVANDCPVPKFGTKQNELATTVLAGALCEELCHVYISVWDIPISQCLLQGSLPPQYSRGISAYGPLCRELRESDRIPQGKSWILTHWPLEDSNTASPMKMVTDSRPHLFNTAYVLDVFFSESGHSSLPPNLRLTRDKTIDDAYKWAAVATAAQFVVGESEKTNDRSERSRKKALLSQSRDVAACAWHKARDAAFRSIAATTSFRHAIALVIFGMIPTSGNSAHDGRLYEQDSVYALREGLQRLCNLCKRARLRLAATDTTNRAQDSPRDERSSSSHELFPGVTENLIELLGAVEWMVSMLNSLAIVTSKGSNCPLPIDRQHTETPWEDSTWLNTTPISWPYDPEIDHSIVTRAEVQSTTVAMYQDLGFDEAMLQAGRQTTCLAFLLWKHVAQFVLATKEIGDSTRSCNFDTLCRHYKTIASLIALWSRSFGSVPPGTSLDLKQTKCGRMFAFHANTGNFAILLFYEVARELEDRLSALPPNRAGDGLTNALRYARTRLKSQRLMSATMTSIIISGCTSGSDLEVGSSTPQLKGVPHIPYVSHSTLRV; encoded by the coding sequence ATGGTGCAAGACGTCCTTGATCTCTTGAATCAACCCCTACTGGACGAGCTGACAACTACCAACGATCAATTCAACCACATTACGCTGCGGAACGACCCAGAGCGCCAATACCAATCACCCGAATCTGAGTCCGACCTGCCGAGATATGCGGACTCCGTTAACTCGATATGTTCTCAACGTCAGGGGAATTGCCACCTTGACGCCGACAACTTCAACAGAAATATTCCAGCAGGCACAGGGGTAGGGAAGGATGCAGCAGCGCCAGAAAGCTATGTCCGTGGAGTTTTGAGAACAGGACCACTAAGGCGGCAGAATCACGCTTGCGACACCTGTAGGTCGTCAAAAAGAGCTTGTGACCTACCTGTTGATGGGACTGTCTTGCAAAAGCATGAAACTCGCCAGAGTTGTACGACGTGCAGAATACGAGGTGTTCCGTGCACCACCATATGGCTGTCTAAGAAGCGCTCACAGCGAGCCAAGAAGTGGGCACAGAATGCAGCACGAAACTCGGGTGTCAATGGGAGAAAGGCTGTCGAGTCCGTGGCTGTTGCTAACGACTGCCCTGTCCCAAAGTTTGGTACAAAGCAAAACGAATTGGCAACTACAGTACTGGCTGGTGCTCTTTGCGAAGAGCTCTGTCATGTATACATAAGCGTCTGGGATATACCAATCTCGCAATGTTTACTTCAAGGAAGCTTGCCACCTCAATATTCTCGAGGTATTAGCGCTTATGGTCCATTGTGCAGAGAACTTCGCGAGTCGGACCGTATTCCTCAAGGCAAAAGCTGGATCCTCACTCACTGGCCGTTGGAGGACTCCAATACTGCTTCACCCATGAAGATGGTAACAGATTCTCGCCCTCATCTATTTAACACCGCATACGTGCTTGATGTGTTCTTTTCTGAGTCAGGGCACAGTTCCCTCCCTCCAAATTTGAGATTGACGCGAGATAAAACTATCGACGACGCGTACAAATGGGCGGCCGTGGCAACAGCTGCCCAGTTTGTAGTGGGAGAGTCCGAGAAAACAAATGACCGCAGTGAGAGATCCCGCAAGAAGGCTCTTTTATCACAGAGTCGTGATGTCGCTGCCTGTGCATGGCATAAAGCTAGAGACGCTGCGTTCCGGAGCATTGCCGCTACCACATCATTTAGGCATGCTATAGCGCTCGTCATCTTTGGAATGATACCGACTTCGGGGAATTCGGCTCACGATGGGAGATTATACGAGCAGGACTCTGTTTATGCCCTTCGAGAGGGCTTGCAGCGCCTTTGCAATTTGTGTAAACGGGCACGACTACGTCTTGCCGCTACAGACACCACGAATAGAGCTCAAGATTCACCTCGCGATGAACGGAGTAGTAGCAGTCATGAGCTATTCCCAGGAGTGACTGAAAATTTAATCGAATTGCTTGGTGCAGTGGAATGGATGGTGTCCATGCTCAACTCTTTGGCCATCGTCACATCCAAGGGAAGTAATTGCCCTTTACCGATCGACAGGCAGCATACCGAAACTCCCTGGGAAGACAGTACCTGGTTGAATACCACGCCGATTAGTTGGCCATACGACCCAGAGATCGACCACTCAATTGTAACACGAGCTGAAGTACAGTCCACAACGGTCGCAATGTACCAAGACTTGGGATTTGACGAAGCCATGCTGCAGGCTGGTAGACAAACGACGTGccttgcttttcttctctggAAGCACGTGGCTCAATTTGTTCTGGCCACTAAAGAAATAGGAGATTCAACAAGGAGCTGCAACTTTGACACGCTTTGCCGGCATTACAAGACTATTGCCTCGCTGATTGCGCTTTGGAGTAGATCATTTGGCTCTGTCCCGCCTGGGACCAGTTTAGATCTAAAACAAACCAAATGCGGAAGAATGTTTGCATTCCATGCCAACACTGGCAATTTCGCGATTCTACTGTTCTACGAAGTGGCACGGGAGCTTGAAGACAGACTCTCTGCCTTGCCTCCTAATAGAGCAGGGGATGGTCTTACAAACGCTCTTCGATATGCTCGCACACGTCTTAAGAGCCAGCGACTCATGAGTGCAACAATGACTTCTATTATAATTTCAGGCTGCACTAGTGGCTCTGATCTCGAAGTTGGTTCTTCCACTCCACAGCTTAAGGGAGTACCACATATCCCGTACGTCTCCCATTCGACTCTGCGAGTTTAA
- a CDS encoding choline transport protein (similar to Talaromyces stipitatus ATCC 10500 XP_002478822.1): MATPIEMEESNNTEKEDVLCRTCSSDNVAIKKDLGIVTMVAVGFNICNSWAGLLASTQVALVQGGPATLVFGLIFSSILYVCIALSMAELASVYPTAGGQYHFSSVLSPSGCNRVISYVCGFLTVFSWVAIGSAVAMIFSQQVLALAQFYNPSLILHPWQYFVIYQAFGVFVLLYNILGLKRLPRTHDVGFLVTIGLFLVSVILFIVRPTEKASNEFVWTTFLNYTGWPDGVCFLSAQLTTCFIYAGLDGALHLAEDALNPRLVVPRATLTTISIGFCTAFAYTIAMLYSISDFEAILSLEGYFPFEMSRQAYRSDKIAAGLQLGGIFMAFFVFNAVMQTSSRITWSLARDNAIFKSRILAAIHPSLGIPLWSTVASWFMISLGGCVFLASSTAFSALLASCVILQQLSFAIPCALILYQRRSEVYLPKNRSFRLAHWLGWFINGYVVVVTLVLTIFFVLPPYLPTTASNMNYSAAILAVVAGIATVNWYLYARRHYQGPRIQFQD, encoded by the exons ATGGCCACTCCAATTGAGATGGAAGAATCCAACAACACTGAAAAGGAGGACGTACTCTGCCGGACATGTTCATCAGACAACGTGGCCATCAAGAAAGACCTCGGTATAGTAACAATGGTTGCTGTAGGCTTCAATATCTGCAACAGTTGGGCTGGCCTATTGGCAAGCACACAAGTTGCACTCGTTCAAGGCGGCCCTGCCACATTGGTATTCGGGCTCATCTTCAGCTCCATCCTGTACGTGTGTATTGCTCTCAGCATGGCGGAATTAGCCAGCGTCTATCCTACAGCAGGCGGACAGTACCATTTTTCATCTGTTCTATCACCGAGTGGTTGCAACCGAGTCATTTCATATGTCTGTGGTTTCCTGACTGTTTTCTCATGGGTTGCTATTGGCTCTGCTGTCGCGATGATCTTCAGCCAGCAAGTCCTTGCTCTCGCTCAGTTTTACAACCCGAGCTTGATCCTGCACCCTTGGCAATACTTTGTGATATATCAGGCTTTTGGGGTCTTTGTCTTGCTGTACAATATTTTGGGCCTGAAGAGGCTGCCGCGAACCCACGATGTTGGAT TTCTGGTGACTATTGGCCTCTTCCTAGTCTCTGTTATTCTGTTCATCGTGCGACCGACTgaaaaagcaagcaatgaGTTTGTATGGACGACTTTTCTAAACTACACGGGCTGGCCAGATGGAGTCTGCTTCCTAAGTGCCCAGTTGACCACTTGTTTCATTTATGCTGGGCTGGATGGTGCGCTCCATCTTGCTGAGGATGCTTTGAATCCACGACTGGTTGTACCGAGGGCTACTCTGACTACGATTTCAATCGGTTTCTGCACTGCATTTGCATATACGATAGCTATGCTCTACAGCATCTCTGATTTTGAGGCCATCCTTAGCCTCGAAGG CTATTTCCCGTTTGAAATGAGTAGACAAGCCTATAGATCCGACAAGATAGCTGCAGGACTTCAGCTAGGAGGCATCTTCATGGCGTTCTTCGTTTTTAATGCTGTTATGCAAACATCATCGAGGATAACATGGTCACTCGCCAGAGACAATGCTATTTTTAAATCTCGCATACTGGCAGCTATACACCCATCTCTAGGTATACCTCTATGGTCTACTGTTGCCTCGTGGTTCATGATTTCCCTTGGTGGTTGTGTATTCTTAGCGTCGTCTACTG CTTTCAGTGCTCTCCTAGCTTCCTGTGTCATACTCCAGCAGCTGTCGTTTGCGATCCCTTGCGCTCTCATCTTATATCAGCGTCGTTCAGAAGTCTATCTCCCCAAGAATCGCTCTTTCAGGCTTGCTcattggcttggttggttCATAAATGGATATGTCGTCGTGGTGACGCTCGTTTTGACCATATTTTTCGTGTTGCCCCCGTATTTGCCCACAACTGCGTCAAATATGA ACTACAGCGCAGCGATTCTCGCCGTTGTTGCAGGAATCGCTACAGTTAACTGGTATCTATATGCCCGCCGACACTATCAAGGGCCGCGTATACAGTTTCAAGACTAG
- a CDS encoding glutathione s-transferase gst3 protein (similar to Togninia minima UCRPA7 XP_007917606.1), translating to MNVTDWSKFVDKSGKFERPQTTFHEWISSKPGSRFPPEKGRYHLYVSYACPWAHRVLIARKLYRLEDTISYTVVHWHIQDGGWRFANLDDEGVDEGHRLPHPDHQSFTHLRQVYYESDPSYQARFSVPALYDSVNKVIVNNESSEILRMFGTEFNNVIDDPHPEISLYPEALQGEIDEANEWQYTDLNNGVYKCGVASTQKMYDLAVTELFHALDRVEAHFKTVDGPFWFGKNVSEVDIRLFVTIIRFDPVYVQHFKCNICDIRSGYPYIHKWLRNLYWNVPAFRETTDFLHIKYHYTRSHVPVNPSGITAMGPLPHILPLDEEVSV from the exons ATGAATGTCACTGATTGGAGCAAGTTTGTCGACAAATCCGGAAAGTTTGAACGCCCGCAAACGACTTTCCACGAATGGATTTCCAGTAAGCCAGGATCTAGGTTTCCACCCGAGAAAGGTCGATACCATCTCTATGTCAGCTATGCTTGTCCTTGG GCACACAGGGTTCTAATTGCTCGAAAGTTATACCGCTTGGAAGACACAATCTCATATACCGTGGTTCATTGGCATATTCAAGATGGTG GATGGCGATTCGCAAACCTCGATGACGAGGGCGTCGACGAAGGACATCGTCTTCCACATCCGGATCACCAAAGCTTCACTCATCTCCGACAAGTCTATTACGAGTCGGACCCTTCCTATCAAGCTAGATTCTCGGTTCCAGCACTCTATGATTCAGTCAACAAAGTGATTGTCAACAATGAAAGTAGCGAGATACTTCGAATGTTTGGCACAGAG TTTAACAATGTTATCGACGATCCACATCCCGAAATATCCCTGTATCCCGAAGCCCTCCAAGGAGAAATTGATGAGGCAAACGAATGGCAATATACCGATCTTAATAACGGCGTATATAAATGCGGAGTTGCTAGTACGCAAAAGATGTATGATCTCGCTGTCACCGAACTTTTCCATGCCCTCGACCGTGTAGAGGCGCATTTCAAAACTGTCGATGGCCCATTCTGGTTTGGTAAGAATGTCTCAGAAGTAGACATACGGCT GTTTGTCACAATCATTCGCTTTGAT CCTGTATACGTCCAGCACTTCAAGTGCAATATTTGCGATATCCGATCCGGTTACCCGTATATACATAAATGGCTACGAAACCTCTACTGGAATGTCCCTGCATTTAGAGAAACGACCGACTTCCTGCACATCAAGTATCACTACACCAGAAGTCATGTCCCGGTTAATCCTTCGGGTATTACCGCAATGGGACCGCTTCCTCATATCCTGCCGCTAGATGAAGAGGTTTCCGTTTAA